One region of Chaetodon auriga isolate fChaAug3 chromosome 5, fChaAug3.hap1, whole genome shotgun sequence genomic DNA includes:
- the LOC143320688 gene encoding C2 calcium-dependent domain-containing protein 4C codes for MWVLGKIRESMESIPLELSRYMGKSEEDIRLSSKASLSLNLHNNILTPDTIPEFCLPPRLCKRSPLLASETMIPNLHGQNHVPKSSTSSNNTHVKAKDVKMKNGDASVDWKTTKKPLPFSAEGYGLTGIHESLNTRRKESLFHSKCPNYIFDRSTPTKAPMLAKETNRPKKTSGFLPLFLCKSLSETESTESETPSTSNSSPVSSPYSAKFLPYVPSGCGRLKGAASCPSLIDSRENRGRWKRSVLNLTTSPSCPPSLKGSSLTLAPPALSPVDVLQCQERPHREHVLRMQGRGEVHLIAEHTTFSTDTSSSLSTVRVHVMSVKGLWDDTDRRTLNCAVNLCLTPGKLQRQESATIRNCRSPVFNEDFFFTELRREDLLGLQLRLKVVDKPASGTLRRGTVIGVITKPLFQLLPLKNG; via the coding sequence ATGTGGGTCCTTGGAAAAATCAGGGAGAGCATGGAGAGCATTCCTCTAGAGCTGAGTCGCTACATGGGGAAGAGTGAGGAGGATATCCGTCTCTCTTCGAAGGccagtctctctctcaatcTGCACAACAACATCCTTACCCCAGACACAATCCCAGAGTTCTGCCTGCCACCACGGCTTTGCAAGAGGAGCCCTCTGCTGGCATCAGAGACAATGATACCTAACCTGCATGGTCAGAACCACGTACCCAAGAGCAGCACGTCTTCAAACAATACACATGTAAAAGCAAAGGATGTGAAGATGAAGAATGGTGATGCATCAGTGGattggaaaacaacaaagaaacccTTGCCATTCTCTGCAGAGGGGTATGGCCTGACTGGGATACATGAGAGCCTCAACACTCGAAGAAAAGAGTCTTTGTTCCACTCGAAGTGCCCTAATTACATTTTTGATAGAAGCACTCCTACTAAAGCACCTATGCTGGCAAAGGAGACAAACCGGCCCAAAAAAACTTCTGggtttcttcctctgtttttatgCAAGAGCCTGTCTGagacagaaagcacagaaagTGAAACACCTTCTACCAGTAACTCCTCTCCTGTCAGTTCCCCTTACAGTGCTAAATTCTTGCCCTACGTCCCATCAGGCTGTGGCCGTCTTAAAGGAGCAGCATCCTGTCCTTCATTAATTgacagcagggagaacagagggagaTGGAAGAGGAGTGTGTTAAATTTGACAACCTCTCCCAGTTGCCCTCCAAGCTTAAAGGGAAGCTCACTCACCTTAGCCCCACCTGCCCTCTCCCCAGTGGATGTTCTGCAGTGCCAGGAGAGACCTCACCGTGAGCATGTCCTCCGTATGCAGGGCCGTGGTGAAGTGCACCTCATCGCTGAGCACACCACATTCTCCACCGACACATCCTCCTCCCTTTCCACGGTCAGAGTTCATGTGATGTCTGTGAAAGGCCTGTGGGATGATACTGACAGACGAACCCTGAACTGTGCAGTGAATCTGTGTCTGACTCCGGGGAAGCTGCAGCGGCAGGAGAGCGCCACCATCAGGAACTGTCGCAGCCCTGTGTTTAATGAAGACTTCTTCTTTACAGAGCTCAGAAGAGAGGACCTCCTGGGACTGCAGCTCAGGTTAAAAGTGGTGGATAAACCTGCATCGGGAACACTGAGAAGAGGGACAGTGATCGGAGTGATCACCAAACCACTGTTTCAGTTACTCCCTCTTAAAAATGGGTAG